From Camelus dromedarius isolate mCamDro1 chromosome 23, mCamDro1.pat, whole genome shotgun sequence, a single genomic window includes:
- the ARHGEF2 gene encoding rho guanine nucleotide exchange factor 2 isoform X1, whose translation MLSKSVSMSGINCFLGCSDPAGNLSQSSAADLSQSCSQLEGGSGTWAGSSLRRTLSFILGMTGKAKTREKEKMKEAKDARYTNGHLFTTISVSGMTMCYACNKSITAKEALICPTCNVTIHNRCKDTLANCTKVKQKQQKAALLKNNTALQSVSLRSKTTTRERPSSAIYPSDSFRQSLLGSRRGRSSLSLAKSVSTTNIAGHFNDESPLGLRRILSQSTDSLNMRNRTLSVESLIDEGAEVIYNELMSDFEMDEKDFAADSWSLAVDSSFLQQHKKEVMKQQDVIYELIQTELHHVRTLKIMTRLFRTGMLEELQLEPGVVQGLFPCVDELTDIHTRFLSQLLERRRQALCPGSPRNFVIHRLGDLLISQFSGPSAEQMRKTYSEFCSRHTKALKLYKELYARDKRFQQFIRKVTRSAVLKRHGVQECILLVTQRITKYPVLINRILQHSHGIEEERQDLMMALGLVKELLSNVDQDVHELEKGARLQEIYNRMDPRAQTPVPGKGPFGREELLRRKLIHDGCLLWKTATGRFKDVLMLLMTDVLVFLQEKDQKYIFPALDKPSLVSLQNLIVRDIANQEKGMFLISAAPPEMYEVHTASRDDRSTWIRVIQQSVRVCPSREDFPLIETENEAYLRRMKMELQQKDRALVELLQEKVGLFAEMTHFQVEEDCGSGMPLPTLPRGLFRSESLESPRGERLLQDAIREVEGLKDLLVGPGAELLLTPREPALPVEPDSGGNTSPGVTANGEARTFNGSIELCRADSDSSQKDRNGNQLRSPQEEALQRLVNLYGLLHGLQAAVAQQDTLMEARFPEGPERREKLTRANSRDGEAGRAGAVAPEKQATELALLQRQHALLQEELRRCRRLGEERATEAGSLEARLRESEQARALLEREAEEARRQLAALGHTEPLPAEAPWARRPLDPRRRSLPAGDALYLSFTPPQPSRGHDRLDLPVTIRSIHRPFEDRDRQELGSPEERLQDSSDPDTGSEEEGSSRLSPPHSPRDFTRMQDIPEETESRDGEPVAPES comes from the exons ACCCGGGAAAAGGAGAAGATGAAGGAAGCCAAGGATGCCCGCTATACCAACGGGCACCTCTTCACCACCATCTCCGTTTCGGGCATGACCATGTGCTATGCCTGTAACAAGAGCATCACAGCCAAGGAAGCCCTCATCTGCCCAA CCTGCAATGTGACTATCCACAACCGCTGTAAAGACACCCTCGCCAACTGTACCAAGGTCAAGCAGAAG CAACAGAAAGCCGCCCTGCTGAAGAACAACACTGCCTTGCAGTCTGTTTCACTTCGCAGTAAGA CCACCACCCGGGAGCGGCCTAGCTCTGCCATCTACCCCTCCGACAGCTTCCGGCAGTCTCTGCTTGGCTCCCGCCGCGGCCGCTCCTCCTTGTCTTTAGCCAAGAGTGTTTCTACCACCAACATTGCTGG ACACTTCAATGATGAGTCTCCACTGGGGCTGCGCCGGATCCTCTCCCAGTCCACAGACTCCCTCAACATGCGGAACCGGACCCTGTCAGTGGAGTCCCTCATCGATGAAG GTGCAGAGGTGATCTACAATGAGCTGATGAGTGACTTTGAGATGGATGAGAAGGACTTTGCAGCTGATTCCTGGAGCCTTGCTGTGGATAGCAGCTTCTTGCAGCAGCATAAAAAGGAGGTGATGAAGCAGCAGGATGTCATCTACG AGCTAATCCAGACAGAGCTGCACCATGTGCGGACGCTGAAGATCATGACCCGCCTCTTCCGCACGGGGATGCTGGAAGAGCTGCAGCTGGAGCCAGGGGTGGTCCAGGGCCTGTTCCCCTGCGTGGACGAGCTCACTGACATCCACACACGCTTCCTCAGCCAGCTGTTAGAACGCCGGCGCCAGGCCCTGTGTCCCGGCAGCCCCCGGAACTTCGTCATCCATCGCTTGGGTGACCTGCTCATCAGccag TTCTCAGGTCCCAGCGCAGAGCAGATGCGTAAGACCTACTCAGAGTTCTGTAGTCGCCACACCAAGGCCTTAAAGCTCTATAAGGAGCTGTACGCCCGAGACAAACGCTTCCAGCAGTTCATCCGG AAAGTGACCCGCTCAGCTGTGCTGAAGCGGCATGGGGTACAGGAGTGCATCCTGCTGGTGACTCAGCGCATCACCAAGTACCCGGTGCTCATCAACCGGATCCTGCAGCATTCCCATG GGATTGAGGAGGAACGCCAGGACCTGATGATGGCACTGGGGCTGGTGAAGGAGTTGCTGTCCAACGTGGATCAGGATGTGCATGAGCTGGAAAAAGGGGCCCGCCTGCAGGAGATCTACAACCGCATGGACCCTCGGGCCCAGACCCCGGTGCCTGGCAAGGGTCCCTTTGGCCGAGAGGAGCTTCTACGGCGCAAGCTCATCCACGATGGGTGTCTGCTCTGGAAGACAGCAACTGGGCGCTTCAAAG ATGTGCTGATGCTGCTGATGACAGATGTGCTGGTGTTTCTCCAGGAGAAGGACCAGAAGTACATCTTTCCTGCCCTG GACAAGCCCTCGTTGGTATCACTGCAGAATCTAATCGTGCGGGACATTGCCAACCAGGAGAAAGGGATGTTTCTGATCAGCGCGGCACCCCCTGAGATGTATGAGGTCCACACGGCATCCCGGGATGACCGGAGCACCTGGATCCGCGTCATTCAGCAGAGCGTgcgcgt ATGCCCATCCAGGGAGGACTTCCCCCTGATTGAGACAGAGAATGAGGCTTACCTGCGGCGTATGAAGA TGGAGCTGCAGCAGAAAGACCGGGCACTGGTGGAGCTGCTGCAGGAGAAGGTTGGGCTGTTTGCCGAGATGACCCATTTCCAAGTGGAAGAGGATTGCGGCAGCGGGAtgcccctgcccaccctgcccaggGGCCTTTTCCGCTCTGAGTCCCTCGAGTCCCCTCGTGGCGAGCGGCTGCTACAGGATGCCATCCGTGAGG tgGAGGGCCTGAAAGACCTACTGGTGGGGCCTGGAGCGGAGCTGCTCTTGACACCCCGGGAGCCAGCCCTGCCCGTGGAACCAGACAGCGGTGGTAACACGAGTCCTGGGGTCACTGCCA ATGGTGAGGCCAGAACCTTCAATGGCTCAATTGAGCTCTGCAGAGCCGACTCGGACTCCAGCCAGAAG GATCGAAATGGAAATCAGCTGAGATCTCCCCAGGAG GAAGCGTTGCAGCGACTGGTCAATCTCTACGGACTTCTACATGGCCTACAG GCGGCTGTGGCCCAGCAGGACACTTTGATGGAAGCCCGGTTCCCGGAGGGCCCTGAGCGGCGGGAGAAGCTGACCCGAGCCAACTCCCGGGATGGGGAGGCTGGCAGAGCCGGAGCTGTGGCTCCTGAAAAGCAAGCTACGGAACTGGCGTTGCTGCAGCGGCAACACGCGCTGTTGCAGGAGGAGCTGCGGCGCTGCCGGCGGCTTGGCGAAGAGCGGGCAACTGAGGCCGGCAGCCTGGAAGCCCGGCTCCGGGAGAGCGAGCAGGCCCGAGCTCTGCTGGAGCGGGAGGCTGAAGAGGCTCGCAGGCAGCTGGCCGCCTTGGGCCACACAGAACCACTCCCGGCTGAGGCACCCTGGGCCCGCAGGCCTCTAGATCCTCGACGTCGCAGCCTCCCTGCAGGCGATGCCCTGTACTTGAGTTTCACGCCCCCACAG CCCAGCCGAGGCCACGACCGCCTGGATTTGCCTGTGACTATTCGCTCCATCCATCGACCCTTTGAGGATCGAGACAGGCAGGAGCTGGGAAGCCCGGAGGAGCGGCTGCAAGATAGCAGTGACCCCGACACCGGCAGTGAGGAGGAAGGTAGCAGCCGTCTGTCTCCGCCCCATAGTCCACGAG ACTTCACCAGAATGCAGGACATCCCGGAAGAGACTGAGAGCCGCGACGGGGAGCCTGTAGCTCCAGAGAGCTAA
- the ARHGEF2 gene encoding rho guanine nucleotide exchange factor 2 isoform X4: protein MSRIESLTRARIDRSKELASKTREKEKMKEAKDARYTNGHLFTTISVSGMTMCYACNKSITAKEALICPTCNVTIHNRCKDTLANCTKVKQKQQKAALLKNNTALQSVSLRSKTTTRERPSSAIYPSDSFRQSLLGSRRGRSSLSLAKSVSTTNIAGHFNDESPLGLRRILSQSTDSLNMRNRTLSVESLIDEGAEVIYNELMSDFEMDEKDFAADSWSLAVDSSFLQQHKKEVMKQQDVIYELIQTELHHVRTLKIMTRLFRTGMLEELQLEPGVVQGLFPCVDELTDIHTRFLSQLLERRRQALCPGSPRNFVIHRLGDLLISQFSGPSAEQMRKTYSEFCSRHTKALKLYKELYARDKRFQQFIRKVTRSAVLKRHGVQECILLVTQRITKYPVLINRILQHSHGIEEERQDLMMALGLVKELLSNVDQDVHELEKGARLQEIYNRMDPRAQTPVPGKGPFGREELLRRKLIHDGCLLWKTATGRFKDVLMLLMTDVLVFLQEKDQKYIFPALDKPSLVSLQNLIVRDIANQEKGMFLISAAPPEMYEVHTASRDDRSTWIRVIQQSVRVCPSREDFPLIETENEAYLRRMKMELQQKDRALVELLQEKVGLFAEMTHFQVEEDCGSGMPLPTLPRGLFRSESLESPRGERLLQDAIREVEGLKDLLVGPGAELLLTPREPALPVEPDSGGNTSPGVTANGEARTFNGSIELCRADSDSSQKDRNGNQLRSPQEEALQRLVNLYGLLHGLQAAVAQQDTLMEARFPEGPERREKLTRANSRDGEAGRAGAVAPEKQATELALLQRQHALLQEELRRCRRLGEERATEAGSLEARLRESEQARALLEREAEEARRQLAALGHTEPLPAEAPWARRPLDPRRRSLPAGDALYLSFTPPQPSRGHDRLDLPVTIRSIHRPFEDRDRQELGSPEERLQDSSDPDTGSEEEGSSRLSPPHSPRDFTRMQDIPEETESRDGEPVAPES from the exons ATGTCTCGGATCGAATCCCTCACGCGGGCGCGGATTGACCGGAGCAAAGAGCTGGCCAGCAAG ACCCGGGAAAAGGAGAAGATGAAGGAAGCCAAGGATGCCCGCTATACCAACGGGCACCTCTTCACCACCATCTCCGTTTCGGGCATGACCATGTGCTATGCCTGTAACAAGAGCATCACAGCCAAGGAAGCCCTCATCTGCCCAA CCTGCAATGTGACTATCCACAACCGCTGTAAAGACACCCTCGCCAACTGTACCAAGGTCAAGCAGAAG CAACAGAAAGCCGCCCTGCTGAAGAACAACACTGCCTTGCAGTCTGTTTCACTTCGCAGTAAGA CCACCACCCGGGAGCGGCCTAGCTCTGCCATCTACCCCTCCGACAGCTTCCGGCAGTCTCTGCTTGGCTCCCGCCGCGGCCGCTCCTCCTTGTCTTTAGCCAAGAGTGTTTCTACCACCAACATTGCTGG ACACTTCAATGATGAGTCTCCACTGGGGCTGCGCCGGATCCTCTCCCAGTCCACAGACTCCCTCAACATGCGGAACCGGACCCTGTCAGTGGAGTCCCTCATCGATGAAG GTGCAGAGGTGATCTACAATGAGCTGATGAGTGACTTTGAGATGGATGAGAAGGACTTTGCAGCTGATTCCTGGAGCCTTGCTGTGGATAGCAGCTTCTTGCAGCAGCATAAAAAGGAGGTGATGAAGCAGCAGGATGTCATCTACG AGCTAATCCAGACAGAGCTGCACCATGTGCGGACGCTGAAGATCATGACCCGCCTCTTCCGCACGGGGATGCTGGAAGAGCTGCAGCTGGAGCCAGGGGTGGTCCAGGGCCTGTTCCCCTGCGTGGACGAGCTCACTGACATCCACACACGCTTCCTCAGCCAGCTGTTAGAACGCCGGCGCCAGGCCCTGTGTCCCGGCAGCCCCCGGAACTTCGTCATCCATCGCTTGGGTGACCTGCTCATCAGccag TTCTCAGGTCCCAGCGCAGAGCAGATGCGTAAGACCTACTCAGAGTTCTGTAGTCGCCACACCAAGGCCTTAAAGCTCTATAAGGAGCTGTACGCCCGAGACAAACGCTTCCAGCAGTTCATCCGG AAAGTGACCCGCTCAGCTGTGCTGAAGCGGCATGGGGTACAGGAGTGCATCCTGCTGGTGACTCAGCGCATCACCAAGTACCCGGTGCTCATCAACCGGATCCTGCAGCATTCCCATG GGATTGAGGAGGAACGCCAGGACCTGATGATGGCACTGGGGCTGGTGAAGGAGTTGCTGTCCAACGTGGATCAGGATGTGCATGAGCTGGAAAAAGGGGCCCGCCTGCAGGAGATCTACAACCGCATGGACCCTCGGGCCCAGACCCCGGTGCCTGGCAAGGGTCCCTTTGGCCGAGAGGAGCTTCTACGGCGCAAGCTCATCCACGATGGGTGTCTGCTCTGGAAGACAGCAACTGGGCGCTTCAAAG ATGTGCTGATGCTGCTGATGACAGATGTGCTGGTGTTTCTCCAGGAGAAGGACCAGAAGTACATCTTTCCTGCCCTG GACAAGCCCTCGTTGGTATCACTGCAGAATCTAATCGTGCGGGACATTGCCAACCAGGAGAAAGGGATGTTTCTGATCAGCGCGGCACCCCCTGAGATGTATGAGGTCCACACGGCATCCCGGGATGACCGGAGCACCTGGATCCGCGTCATTCAGCAGAGCGTgcgcgt ATGCCCATCCAGGGAGGACTTCCCCCTGATTGAGACAGAGAATGAGGCTTACCTGCGGCGTATGAAGA TGGAGCTGCAGCAGAAAGACCGGGCACTGGTGGAGCTGCTGCAGGAGAAGGTTGGGCTGTTTGCCGAGATGACCCATTTCCAAGTGGAAGAGGATTGCGGCAGCGGGAtgcccctgcccaccctgcccaggGGCCTTTTCCGCTCTGAGTCCCTCGAGTCCCCTCGTGGCGAGCGGCTGCTACAGGATGCCATCCGTGAGG tgGAGGGCCTGAAAGACCTACTGGTGGGGCCTGGAGCGGAGCTGCTCTTGACACCCCGGGAGCCAGCCCTGCCCGTGGAACCAGACAGCGGTGGTAACACGAGTCCTGGGGTCACTGCCA ATGGTGAGGCCAGAACCTTCAATGGCTCAATTGAGCTCTGCAGAGCCGACTCGGACTCCAGCCAGAAG GATCGAAATGGAAATCAGCTGAGATCTCCCCAGGAG GAAGCGTTGCAGCGACTGGTCAATCTCTACGGACTTCTACATGGCCTACAG GCGGCTGTGGCCCAGCAGGACACTTTGATGGAAGCCCGGTTCCCGGAGGGCCCTGAGCGGCGGGAGAAGCTGACCCGAGCCAACTCCCGGGATGGGGAGGCTGGCAGAGCCGGAGCTGTGGCTCCTGAAAAGCAAGCTACGGAACTGGCGTTGCTGCAGCGGCAACACGCGCTGTTGCAGGAGGAGCTGCGGCGCTGCCGGCGGCTTGGCGAAGAGCGGGCAACTGAGGCCGGCAGCCTGGAAGCCCGGCTCCGGGAGAGCGAGCAGGCCCGAGCTCTGCTGGAGCGGGAGGCTGAAGAGGCTCGCAGGCAGCTGGCCGCCTTGGGCCACACAGAACCACTCCCGGCTGAGGCACCCTGGGCCCGCAGGCCTCTAGATCCTCGACGTCGCAGCCTCCCTGCAGGCGATGCCCTGTACTTGAGTTTCACGCCCCCACAG CCCAGCCGAGGCCACGACCGCCTGGATTTGCCTGTGACTATTCGCTCCATCCATCGACCCTTTGAGGATCGAGACAGGCAGGAGCTGGGAAGCCCGGAGGAGCGGCTGCAAGATAGCAGTGACCCCGACACCGGCAGTGAGGAGGAAGGTAGCAGCCGTCTGTCTCCGCCCCATAGTCCACGAG ACTTCACCAGAATGCAGGACATCCCGGAAGAGACTGAGAGCCGCGACGGGGAGCCTGTAGCTCCAGAGAGCTAA